One region of Pseudoalteromonas luteoviolacea genomic DNA includes:
- the tssG gene encoding type VI secretion system baseplate subunit TssG — protein sequence MTEQKKHPIWAKLPAPIAALLDAPWQFSLFKAMSLIEKHWAMEGELEQGASQRVLVSTFKELGFPASDIRACELLLSQRGKLKLETAFLGLYGVDAPMPHYLLEQAANDEEMGARTRAFLDIFNHILYCQLYQAWKKSQINLAGVGARQFDQMVAAIYENSQGESSKLNLASANQTSAAGLQQVLRQGLKQPNLQIADNMVEWQEVTEKPPISAENSVTLGQDSLLGGQVLITGNRVQIDIGPLSEAQARALFPNGDEGKKMHKLLTWHTGSKMAWQVKILIEVKEQHPVPLGECELGTSSCMGIVEAHIAQRNFLDSDYQS from the coding sequence ATGACAGAGCAAAAAAAGCACCCAATTTGGGCCAAACTGCCCGCTCCGATCGCCGCATTGCTGGACGCGCCATGGCAATTTAGTTTGTTTAAAGCCATGTCGTTAATCGAAAAGCATTGGGCGATGGAGGGGGAGTTAGAGCAAGGCGCAAGCCAACGTGTACTGGTGAGCACCTTCAAAGAGTTAGGCTTTCCAGCATCGGATATTCGCGCTTGTGAGTTGCTGCTCAGCCAGCGCGGTAAGCTGAAGCTAGAAACCGCATTTTTAGGCTTGTATGGCGTGGATGCGCCCATGCCCCATTATTTGCTTGAGCAGGCCGCAAACGATGAAGAAATGGGCGCACGTACACGGGCATTTTTAGATATTTTTAATCATATTTTGTACTGCCAATTGTACCAAGCATGGAAAAAATCACAGATCAATTTAGCGGGCGTCGGCGCGCGTCAGTTTGACCAAATGGTGGCGGCGATTTATGAAAATAGCCAAGGCGAAAGCAGCAAACTCAACTTGGCCAGCGCTAATCAAACCAGTGCGGCGGGCTTGCAACAAGTGCTGCGCCAAGGGCTAAAACAGCCGAATTTGCAAATTGCTGACAACATGGTGGAGTGGCAAGAAGTCACAGAAAAACCGCCTATCAGCGCTGAGAATAGCGTCACATTAGGCCAAGACAGCTTGCTGGGCGGGCAGGTATTGATCACAGGCAATCGTGTGCAAATTGACATAGGTCCGCTGAGTGAAGCGCAGGCTCGCGCGTTGTTTCCCAATGGCGACGAAGGGAAAAAAATGCATAAGTTACTGACGTGGCATACCGGCAGCAAAATGGCATGGCAGGTCAAAATTTTAATTGAGGTGAAAGAGCAGCATCCAGTGCCCTTGGGGGAATGTGAGCTTGGCACCAGCAGTTGTATGGGCATTGTAGAAGCGCACATTGCGCAAAGAAACTTTTTAGACAGTGATTATCAGTCATAA
- a CDS encoding DUF2169 domain-containing protein, whose protein sequence is MLVNDSAWFAEIAPSWDKDSQPCYVVVVKQNFEYSNQGEVSVEPSGPDITMGDGYQGEGALCELIAANDMVPFKQGFEWYGHLTCFPPTDRAAHVMEVSVELINEHGVLMNKTLRVTGERRWRWSLFGAVAKDLQPLKPTLLSYALAFGGQVPNKPQIMDRANPIGRGFKLRNRDGIGLLLPQVEYADQVLRKPRDTTPVASFAPIPHFWSPRLELQPELDVQAVVAGDYPYSEDLCAHFHNYAPADQCLPCTLKPHTTIALSGLTKGQPYGQKVTFELPYIKPELVMMRGAMQTSLNMVCDSLILDTHTQQFSLLWRTTVKQDGIHPMDTLIVMPEQAPLPETESSV, encoded by the coding sequence ATGTTAGTGAATGACTCAGCATGGTTTGCTGAAATCGCTCCAAGCTGGGATAAAGACTCTCAGCCATGTTACGTGGTGGTGGTAAAGCAAAACTTTGAATACAGCAATCAAGGCGAGGTGAGTGTTGAGCCTTCGGGTCCTGACATCACGATGGGTGATGGCTACCAAGGAGAGGGAGCACTCTGTGAGTTGATTGCCGCCAATGATATGGTGCCATTTAAGCAAGGGTTTGAATGGTACGGTCATTTGACGTGCTTTCCACCAACGGATCGCGCAGCGCATGTGATGGAAGTCAGCGTCGAGTTAATTAATGAGCATGGCGTATTAATGAATAAAACTTTGCGAGTAACTGGAGAGCGCCGTTGGCGTTGGTCTTTATTTGGCGCAGTAGCAAAAGATTTACAGCCACTCAAACCTACACTGCTCAGCTATGCATTGGCTTTTGGTGGGCAAGTTCCCAATAAGCCACAAATCATGGATAGAGCAAACCCCATAGGCCGTGGCTTTAAACTCAGAAATCGAGACGGTATTGGGCTGCTACTACCGCAAGTGGAGTATGCCGATCAGGTGTTAAGAAAGCCGCGAGATACCACACCGGTGGCCAGCTTTGCACCCATTCCGCATTTTTGGTCACCGCGTTTGGAGTTGCAACCTGAGTTAGATGTTCAGGCTGTGGTCGCTGGTGACTATCCATATAGTGAAGACTTGTGCGCGCATTTTCATAATTATGCACCAGCGGATCAGTGCTTGCCTTGCACCTTAAAGCCACATACCACAATCGCACTGAGTGGCTTAACCAAGGGCCAGCCGTATGGCCAAAAAGTCACCTTTGAGTTGCCTTATATTAAACCTGAGTTGGTGATGATGCGTGGCGCCATGCAAACCTCGTTAAATATGGTGTGTGATAGCTTAATTCTCGACACCCATACTCAGCAGTTTTCTTTGCTATGGCGCACCACGGTGAAACAAGACGGGATCCACCCAATGGATACCTTGATAGTCATGCCGGAGCAAGCACCACTGCCGGAAACAGAGTCAAGCGTATGA
- a CDS encoding PAAR-like domain-containing protein, with amino-acid sequence MSYINAGQGKQAGTVQYDIDAISAELRSGGSQTWRHNNPVLLGLTAAAKRNGALGQASGVAIFADKSSGESAFRDEIDRPKYSDHTLGDLITEFIPDYIIPPPEWDEEANQPILPHIEPVTGMDVNKPVNDADALLRLASEELGWEAGEQSEITKDTEANEQQVRMASGKNVLINGRSAVHVESKGKLMSLDICLTTIGIPVVPIPYCNVAKTDDITNTASSVKINGNPAGTRDSEFTESTGDQPGDKKGIMSGVTEGKAEFMLGSFNVFIENQPAVRQGDIMISNNKNTPPSPLMQSGSMPVQRLRVENRPTQAPQEGDKNITLVVSGVSNSQERIRIG; translated from the coding sequence ATGAGTTACATTAATGCCGGCCAAGGAAAGCAAGCCGGAACGGTACAATATGACATTGATGCCATCAGTGCAGAGCTGCGCAGTGGCGGCAGCCAAACTTGGCGTCATAACAACCCTGTTTTACTGGGCTTAACCGCAGCGGCAAAGCGCAATGGCGCACTTGGCCAAGCCAGTGGCGTGGCGATATTTGCTGATAAAAGCAGTGGCGAAAGCGCGTTTCGTGACGAAATAGATAGGCCCAAATACAGCGACCATACTTTGGGCGACCTGATCACAGAGTTTATTCCCGACTACATTATTCCGCCCCCAGAATGGGATGAAGAAGCCAATCAGCCCATCTTGCCGCACATCGAGCCTGTAACGGGCATGGACGTCAACAAGCCTGTGAACGATGCCGATGCCTTATTGCGCCTTGCCAGCGAAGAACTTGGCTGGGAGGCCGGTGAGCAAAGTGAGATAACTAAAGACACAGAGGCAAACGAGCAACAAGTGCGCATGGCCAGTGGGAAAAATGTACTGATCAATGGCCGCTCCGCAGTCCATGTTGAAAGCAAAGGCAAACTGATGAGTTTGGATATTTGCTTAACCACCATAGGCATTCCCGTGGTGCCCATTCCCTATTGCAATGTGGCAAAAACCGATGACATCACCAACACCGCCAGTTCAGTGAAAATTAACGGTAACCCAGCAGGGACAAGAGATAGCGAATTTACCGAGAGTACAGGCGATCAACCCGGCGACAAAAAAGGCATTATGAGCGGTGTAACCGAAGGCAAAGCGGAGTTTATGTTGGGCTCATTCAATGTGTTTATTGAAAACCAGCCAGCGGTGCGCCAAGGGGATATCATGATATCGAACAACAAAAATACCCCGCCTTCGCCATTAATGCAGTCAGGGAGTATGCCAGTGCAGCGACTGCGCGTTGAAAACCGCCCCACTCAAGCACCGCAAGAGGGCGATAAAAATATCACCTTGGTGGTATCAGGTGTCAGTAATTCACAGGAAAGGATCAGGATCGGATGA
- a CDS encoding type VI secretion system Vgr family protein, which translates to MFGLDAGKLTGADESHFGVTIAGLSDALFQVQSFQADLDALCDDCIFDIQVLSEELVEPDVLIGKDISLIIAWSTEDLTVTGFLTNYICHGQSHQGYVYTLTLQSGLAKLKQHRSNRIFTDMNPGQIIQSVLQKCDFPSAQLDLQVSGPTLDMVVQYDESDYDFITRLMRRYGYVYGWRETDYGIAKLAICESSDKFARPLKEITLPFVSPSGQVRTCESVFAFSKKATMLSEQVRYYDSHYERGGQIQGSSRNKTDISGFGESAHFGDNLASDGDGNDLAEVHQRSLDCQRETLIADTDCRALRPGVCLTVTDHPSYSGEYLVTHVSHQGCQAGSVAYGSKVTGLTYKNQAVLLPIAQDYCAQPRPKRRVFATFNATIEQEVDETGQYQVKLPFNQDGEGQQSRPTRLTQTYGGQGHGMHFPLTQGTEVLVCGENGDLDRPVILGALYNAQAPSPVSSNNPYENKIVTRAGNTLVMSDKEGERKIKVATASDDNSLLLDATDGQEKVMLQSSRGEMRLQAQEDLTMQAGGNLNVTASDELTVKAADRIAIQSTDAELELHGARGIRLTADLNFKIQATDGDIDLEATQALSMEAAQEINVHSQEGNIEMSANAGEITLSSGNNLTLSTQGQGSIQLVQGRGSIEIDGAGNITINGTNLTLSARNISISGNALANN; encoded by the coding sequence ATGTTTGGACTAGATGCGGGAAAACTGACCGGCGCCGATGAAAGCCACTTTGGGGTGACAATTGCGGGGCTGAGTGATGCGCTGTTTCAGGTGCAATCCTTTCAAGCGGATCTTGATGCCTTGTGTGATGATTGCATATTTGACATTCAAGTACTGAGCGAAGAGCTGGTGGAGCCGGATGTATTGATCGGCAAAGACATCAGCTTGATCATTGCGTGGAGCACTGAAGATCTTACCGTGACCGGATTTTTAACCAACTATATTTGCCATGGTCAGTCTCATCAGGGGTATGTGTATACCTTAACTTTGCAATCAGGCCTTGCAAAGCTTAAGCAGCACCGTTCAAACCGGATATTTACCGATATGAACCCCGGGCAGATCATCCAAAGCGTGCTGCAAAAGTGTGATTTCCCATCGGCTCAGCTCGACTTACAAGTCAGCGGCCCAACGCTTGATATGGTGGTGCAATATGATGAAAGTGATTACGACTTTATCACTCGTTTGATGCGCCGATACGGCTATGTATACGGCTGGCGAGAAACTGACTATGGCATTGCCAAGCTGGCCATTTGCGAGTCGAGCGATAAATTTGCCAGACCGCTGAAAGAGATCACCTTGCCTTTTGTTTCACCGAGCGGGCAGGTGCGCACATGCGAAAGCGTGTTCGCGTTTTCTAAAAAAGCCACCATGCTCAGCGAGCAAGTGCGCTATTACGACAGCCATTACGAGCGTGGCGGCCAGATACAGGGCAGTAGCCGCAATAAAACAGACATCAGCGGCTTTGGCGAAAGCGCGCATTTTGGTGACAACTTGGCCAGTGACGGTGATGGCAATGACTTAGCTGAAGTGCATCAACGCAGCCTAGATTGCCAGCGAGAAACCCTGATCGCAGATACGGACTGCCGTGCATTGCGCCCGGGCGTATGCTTAACCGTCACAGATCATCCCAGTTATTCCGGTGAATATCTAGTGACGCATGTATCCCATCAAGGCTGTCAGGCTGGCAGCGTGGCATATGGCAGCAAAGTCACTGGGCTAACTTATAAAAATCAGGCCGTGTTACTGCCAATTGCGCAAGATTATTGTGCCCAGCCCAGACCAAAAAGACGGGTCTTTGCCACCTTTAACGCCACCATTGAGCAAGAGGTGGATGAGACAGGTCAATATCAAGTCAAACTGCCTTTTAACCAAGATGGCGAAGGCCAGCAGAGCAGACCAACCCGATTAACACAAACCTATGGTGGTCAAGGCCATGGCATGCATTTTCCGCTCACCCAAGGCACAGAGGTCTTAGTGTGTGGAGAAAATGGCGACTTGGATCGTCCGGTGATCTTAGGCGCGCTTTATAACGCCCAAGCCCCAAGCCCTGTGAGCAGCAATAATCCCTATGAAAACAAAATTGTTACCCGTGCTGGCAATACGCTGGTGATGAGTGACAAAGAGGGAGAGCGCAAAATTAAAGTGGCCACGGCCAGTGATGACAATAGCCTGCTGTTAGATGCAACCGATGGACAAGAAAAGGTGATGTTGCAATCTAGTCGCGGAGAAATGCGCTTGCAGGCGCAAGAAGATCTGACCATGCAAGCGGGTGGCAACCTCAATGTCACCGCCTCTGACGAGCTAACAGTCAAAGCCGCAGATCGCATTGCGATTCAAAGTACAGATGCAGAACTTGAACTGCATGGTGCGCGGGGGATCCGCTTAACCGCGGACTTAAACTTTAAAATTCAAGCAACGGATGGCGATATTGACCTCGAAGCAACACAAGCATTGAGTATGGAAGCAGCCCAAGAGATCAATGTTCACAGCCAGGAAGGCAACATCGAAATGAGCGCAAACGCCGGTGAAATTACCTTAAGCAGTGGTAATAACCTGACGTTATCAACGCAAGGTCAAGGGTCTATTCAATTGGTGCAAGGGCGTGGCAGCATCGAAATTGATGGGGCTGGCAACATTACCATTAACGGCACCAACCTGACCTTAAGCGCGCGCAACATTTCTATTTCTGGCAATGCATTAGCGAACAATTAA
- the tssH gene encoding type VI secretion system ATPase TssH: MDATGIKQLIDKLNAHTASALEAAAGFAASRQHYEVLPEHLLLKLMEDHHEGDVAKILPFFEIDQDTLWHEALNFINQQDAANQGKPVFSRRLYELLERAWLTANVKHRSEWITGAALLDAFKDLVPFSPAFGLARELDKLDIHFLKDNLDKICKGSTERMAFQPVESGRASTLLQNGQDAEQTALDSFCEDLTEKAASGGIDPVLGRSEEIRLAIDVLCRRRKNNPIFVGDPGVGKTAVVEGLAQRIVAKTVPDELVSVRIMVLDMGLLQAGAGVKGEFERRLKQVIDDVKSSSTPIILFIDEAHTLIGAGGDAGMGDAANLLKPALARGELRTLAATTWSEYKQYFERDAALERRFQLIKVDEPSEHNAKLMLSGIKEKYEQHHQIHITDSAIEAAVSLSARYITGRQLPDKAIDVLDTAAAAVRMGAATSPVIIENAQERVTYLTERLARLEQEAELGIESDVVSAELAAELDQAQSELAAMQARRAEQLDTHASIASAQQSQLPEYRRQLKSLNEEGNAVFCEVDQDTVAQVIANWTGIPVGNMVKDELQNLLALEQSLGAQVVGQEQGLSALAQSLRVAKAGVSASSGPLGVFLFSGPSGVGKTETARHLANVLFGGDKFLTTINMSEYQESHTVSQLKGSPPGYVGYGEGGVLTEAVRQRPYSVVLLDEVEKAHPDVLNMFYQVFELGMMRDGEGREIDFKNTVIIMTSNIAAEQISKACRAPNQDDEDVLAKAISEAQGLLNQQADETPTADEGCDEEAQTPWTMPSLSELNNLIKPELLNHFAPALLARMQVIPFKPLDSDALENIVALKLEKVAARLSENHQITLRVDQSVLSHLSKQCALSDSGARLVNATIEQQILPGVARSILGFLSEEDMPDLLTLTLNDDGQIEAVFADLA; encoded by the coding sequence ATGGACGCGACAGGCATTAAGCAACTTATTGATAAATTAAACGCACATACCGCAAGCGCGCTTGAAGCAGCGGCAGGCTTTGCAGCTAGCCGCCAGCACTATGAAGTCTTGCCTGAACATCTACTGCTTAAGCTGATGGAAGATCACCACGAAGGTGATGTGGCTAAAATTCTGCCTTTTTTTGAAATTGACCAAGATACTCTGTGGCACGAAGCGCTGAACTTTATTAATCAACAAGACGCAGCCAATCAGGGCAAACCTGTGTTTTCCCGTCGTTTATATGAATTATTAGAGCGTGCTTGGCTCACTGCCAATGTGAAGCACCGCAGTGAGTGGATCACTGGGGCTGCCTTGCTTGATGCGTTTAAAGATCTCGTTCCATTTAGCCCTGCATTTGGGTTGGCGCGAGAGCTTGATAAGCTCGATATTCACTTTTTAAAAGACAATCTCGATAAAATTTGTAAAGGCTCGACTGAGCGCATGGCGTTTCAACCTGTGGAGTCGGGCAGAGCGAGCACGTTGCTGCAAAATGGCCAAGATGCAGAGCAAACGGCATTGGACTCATTTTGTGAAGACCTAACTGAAAAAGCGGCCAGTGGCGGCATTGATCCGGTACTTGGACGCAGCGAAGAGATCCGTTTGGCAATCGATGTATTGTGTAGAAGGCGCAAGAATAACCCGATTTTTGTCGGCGACCCAGGGGTTGGCAAAACGGCGGTGGTGGAAGGCCTTGCACAGCGCATCGTTGCCAAAACGGTGCCAGATGAATTGGTGAGTGTGCGGATCATGGTGTTAGATATGGGCTTGCTGCAAGCGGGCGCTGGGGTAAAAGGCGAGTTTGAACGCCGTTTAAAGCAAGTGATTGACGATGTGAAGTCATCCAGCACGCCCATTATTCTCTTTATTGATGAAGCGCATACCTTGATCGGTGCTGGTGGCGATGCCGGTATGGGCGATGCAGCGAACTTACTGAAACCCGCACTGGCGCGAGGCGAGCTGCGTACACTGGCGGCCACCACTTGGAGCGAGTACAAACAGTATTTTGAGCGCGATGCTGCCCTTGAAAGACGCTTTCAGTTGATTAAAGTCGACGAGCCCAGCGAGCACAATGCCAAACTGATGTTGAGTGGCATTAAAGAAAAGTACGAGCAACACCATCAAATTCATATTACCGACAGCGCCATTGAAGCGGCAGTGAGTTTATCGGCGCGATATATCACGGGCAGACAGTTGCCAGACAAAGCCATTGATGTGCTCGACACTGCGGCGGCAGCAGTGAGAATGGGCGCCGCCACCTCTCCTGTGATCATCGAAAATGCCCAAGAGCGCGTCACCTATTTAACCGAGCGTTTGGCGCGATTAGAGCAAGAGGCAGAGCTGGGCATTGAGAGCGATGTGGTCAGTGCAGAGTTAGCCGCTGAACTTGACCAAGCGCAATCAGAGCTCGCTGCAATGCAAGCGCGCCGCGCTGAGCAACTAGACACCCATGCCTCGATTGCCAGTGCACAGCAAAGCCAATTGCCAGAATATCGCCGCCAATTGAAATCGTTAAACGAAGAGGGCAATGCAGTCTTTTGCGAAGTTGATCAAGATACCGTGGCACAAGTGATTGCTAACTGGACAGGGATCCCCGTGGGTAATATGGTCAAAGATGAGCTGCAAAACCTCCTTGCGCTTGAGCAAAGCTTAGGTGCGCAGGTGGTAGGCCAAGAGCAAGGGCTAAGTGCGCTGGCGCAGTCATTGCGTGTGGCCAAAGCTGGGGTATCGGCATCTTCAGGCCCGCTTGGGGTGTTTTTATTCAGTGGTCCATCTGGGGTGGGTAAAACAGAAACCGCTCGACATTTGGCCAATGTGCTATTTGGCGGTGATAAGTTTTTAACCACCATCAATATGAGCGAATACCAAGAGTCACATACGGTGTCGCAGCTTAAGGGGTCACCACCGGGTTATGTGGGCTATGGTGAGGGCGGTGTGTTGACCGAAGCGGTGCGCCAGCGTCCTTATTCTGTGGTGCTACTTGATGAAGTCGAAAAAGCCCACCCGGATGTATTAAACATGTTTTATCAGGTGTTTGAGCTGGGCATGATGCGCGACGGCGAAGGCCGAGAAATCGACTTTAAAAATACCGTGATCATCATGACCTCTAACATCGCCGCTGAGCAAATCTCTAAGGCGTGCCGTGCGCCAAATCAAGACGACGAAGACGTGTTAGCCAAAGCCATCAGTGAGGCGCAAGGTTTGTTAAACCAGCAAGCAGATGAGACGCCAACCGCTGACGAGGGCTGCGACGAAGAGGCGCAAACGCCTTGGACCATGCCAAGCCTATCTGAGCTAAATAACTTGATTAAGCCTGAGCTACTGAATCATTTTGCGCCTGCATTGTTGGCGCGTATGCAGGTGATCCCATTTAAGCCGCTAGACAGCGATGCACTAGAGAATATTGTCGCCTTAAAGCTTGAGAAAGTGGCTGCACGCTTAAGTGAGAACCATCAAATTACACTGCGGGTTGATCAGAGTGTATTGAGCCATTTATCAAAGCAATGTGCGCTGTCTGACAGCGGCGCTCGCTTAGTTAATGCCACCATAGAACAGCAGATATTGCCGGGTGTTGCCCGCTCAATTTTAGGCTTTTTGAGCGAAGAAGATATGCCAGATCTGCTGACTTTAACCTTAAATGATGACGGGCAAATTGAAGCTGTATTTGCCGATCTGGCCTAA